One window of Anaerolineales bacterium genomic DNA carries:
- the rpsF gene encoding 30S ribosomal protein S6 — protein sequence MRNYELMCIIQPDLDETAMNGVLEKVKGWIAESGGSVDKAEVWGRRRMAYSINKQREGQYVLLNVTMNPAATSNLERNLRYQESIMRHMLSTVG from the coding sequence TGTGTATCATCCAGCCCGACCTGGACGAGACCGCCATGAACGGTGTGCTCGAAAAGGTCAAAGGCTGGATCGCCGAGTCCGGCGGAAGCGTGGACAAGGCTGAGGTATGGGGCCGCCGCCGCATGGCGTACTCCATCAACAAGCAACGCGAAGGTCAGTACGTTCTGTTGAACGTGACCATGAACCCCGCTGCCACGTCGAACCTCGAACGCAATCTGCGCTATCAAGAGTCGATCATGCGGCATATGCTTTCCACGGTTGGTTAA
- a CDS encoding single-stranded DNA-binding protein, with translation MSRGLNKVQIIGHLGKDPEMRYTPSGKPVTTFTVAVSRTWNSADGERHNETEWFNVVAWGTLAEICKQYLVKGQQVYVEGRLQTRRWDDKEGVKHTSVEVVANEMMMLGDRREANNQSHEAEGTAAEPANGAAEEEFPF, from the coding sequence ATGAGCCGAGGACTTAACAAAGTACAGATCATTGGGCATTTGGGCAAGGACCCCGAAATGCGCTATACCCCCAGCGGCAAACCCGTGACGACCTTCACGGTGGCTGTCAGCCGCACATGGAACAGCGCGGACGGCGAGCGTCACAACGAGACCGAATGGTTTAATGTGGTGGCGTGGGGCACCCTGGCGGAGATCTGCAAACAGTATCTCGTCAAGGGTCAGCAGGTCTATGTGGAGGGGCGGCTGCAAACCCGCCGCTGGGATGACAAGGAAGGCGTCAAGCACACCAGCGTGGAAGTCGTTGCCAATGAAATGATGATGCTTGGTGACCGGCGCGAAGCGAACAACCAATCGCACGAAGCGGAAGGAACCGCCGCCGAGCCCGCAAACGGCGCGGCGGAAGAAGAATTCCCGTTTTAG